In Plasmodium vinckei vinckei genome assembly, chromosome: PVVCY_13, a single genomic region encodes these proteins:
- a CDS encoding RNA-binding protein, putative, producing MALSLFKKKEPKEEPKVDDPNIQADEDIKANNQLTESTAAESEVKSNTDNKKKSDKKKKNDSDSSDSSDSSDSSSDEEEPKKVEPVKVGNKNKKKDDSDSSDSSDSSSDEEETKKAEPVKEKAANKEKKKADSDSSDSSDSSDSSDSDEEVKPTPPVENKKKTANLLGNQNKVDGQGKRKNDASFDKGKNKKQKLGKDNKKQKMNNGINGMANDESNNLDNNNKGKIIAINNISKDQSYEDLNDFIKNMLGELYNEEDMMLGVSAYYNCAFVFCQTDNIKEKLLFKNKEKFKGAPLIITEGNLSSTIYLYTSNPKFNEEDARSLFGEYGNVTNIYVYGNNSSNNNSHTKKTKVKITYDSPRGALKALEKDGYLWKNYYIQVTPSTNTNSNPGHSNNNKGDRNNSFFKKRPGGNGGNGGNAGKGFGGKKFGNNNNRDNNNRDNKNKFNKKPFNNFKNKKNFEKN from the exons atggcattatctttatttaaaaaaaaagaaccTAAAGAAGAACCTAAAGTTGATGATCCAAACATCCAAGCAG ATGAAGACATAAAGGCAAACAACCAATTGACTGAATCGACTGCAGCAGAGTCTGAAGTAAAATCTAACACAgacaataaaaagaaaagtgataaaaaaaaaaaaaatgactcTGACTCTTCAGATTCATCAGACTCATCAGATTCTTCTTCAGATGAAGAGGAACCTAAAAAAGTTGAACCCGTAAAAGTAGGAAACAAAAACAAGAAAAAGGATGACTCCGATTCTTCAGATTCATCGGATTCTTCTTCAGATGAAGAGGAGACTAAAAAAGCTGAACCAGTAAAAGAAAAGGCAGCAAATaaggaaaagaaaaaagccGATTCAGATTCATCAGATTCATCAGATTCCTCAGATTCCTCAGACTCAGATGAGGAAGTAAAACCAACTCCCCCagtagaaaataaaaaaaaaacagctAACTTATTAGGTAACCAAAATAAAGTAGATGGACAAGGCAAAAGAAAAAACGATGCTTCATTTgataaaggaaaaaataaaaaacaaaaattaggaaaagataacaaaaaacaaaaaatgaataatggAATAAACGGAATGGCAAATGATGAATCAAATAACttagataataataacaaaggAAAGATAATTgcaattaataatataagtaAAGATCAAAGTTATGAAGatttaaatgattttataaaaaatatgttaggagaattatataatgaagaaGATATGATGTTAGGAGTTAGtgcatattataattgTGCATTTGTATTTTGTCAAACTGAcaatattaaagaaaaattattatttaaaaacaaagaaaaatttaaaggTGCACCTCTTATTATTACTGAAGGAAATCTATCATcaactatatatttatatacatcaAACCCCAAATTTAATGAAGAAGATGCTAGATCATTGTTTGGTGAGTATGGAAATGTAACTAATATCTATGTATATGGAAATAACagtagtaataataattcacacacaaaaaaaacaaaagttAAAATTACTTATGATTCACCAAGAGGTGCTTTAAAAGCATTAGAAAAGGATGGATATTTGtggaaaaattattatatacaagtTACACCATCAACAAATACTAATAGTAATCCAGGACATagtaataacaataaaGGGGACAGAAACAATAgcttctttaaaaaaagaccTGGAGGAAACGGAGGAAATGGAGGAAATGCTGGCAAAGGATTTGGTGGTAAAAAGTTTGGAAATAACAACAACAGAGATAACAACAATAGAGAtaacaaaaacaaatttaataaaaaaccatttaacaattttaaaaataagaaaaattttgaaaaaaattaa
- a CDS encoding protein kinase, putative has translation MSKWGLLIGEILWPKEFIYVIENEGYNNKFGHSYVIKYNGNIVHKNLKKSLNNVDKMLNATKSICVNLEQQRDEYGSDNFNHENKISDESTNANQILLRLSDKKQGIKEQLSKINTIQEKYDIVLKNEPCYNFRFDFPYFNIHGDPLVEKIKNSYFSTRSGIINSYQNYQPNLQYSKNRSGKNKRNENSKGYRSYLYNIKIIDCDETIVGSREFIFSEDNSDNIKINKLIKEGKYIKNSIYEYKEYCKDMASYEENEGSHFEGEEKESNPNGKHGKGHKGETTKNGDKNCSKNCSKNCSKNCGKNCGKNCGKNCGKNCSKNCGKNCSKNCGKNCSKNCGKNYDQNNEVTYESVGVVPYSDIIVLSKKEGGKKNKQVAGFVTPFLLNGNIKKMIENVSPYNKYKFNDDMIFKSLCNIIKVMNYFEEKNIVHGNIKPSNLFISNNGFYILIGNFVPKIKLSNYYFYVINKTRAPMKYISPELLFYIKKKTNQLKKNKNKVGNIDKYLTKNDIFCLGLSFYYIVTMSEDILNHIDDSRAFQYKVNNIKSFVKKPELFFLLKNLLIYDHVHRPSWLDLSNLIAQMTRGVTNSI, from the coding sequence atgagCAAATGGGGTTTGCTAATAGGAGAAATTCTGTGGCCCAAggaatttatatatgttattgaaaatgaaggttataataataaatttgggCATAgttatgtaataaaatataatggaaatatagttcataaaaatttaaaaaaaagtttaaataatgtagATAAAATGTTAAATGCAACAAAATCTATATGTGTAAATTTAGAACAACAAAGAGATGAATATGGTTCAGACAATTTTAatcatgaaaataaaatatcagATGAATCCACAAATGCTAACCAAATATTACTTAGATTATCAGATAAAAAACAAGGAATAAAAGAACAactttcaaaaataaatacaattcaagaaaaatatgatatagTATTAAAGAATGAACCatgttataattttagaTTTGACTTTCCATATTTCAATATTCATGGTGATCCCTtagttgaaaaaataaaaaattcatatttcAGCACAAGGAGTGGAATTATTAATTCttatcaaaattatcaaCCCAATTTACAATATAGTAAAAATCGTAGTGGTAAAAATAAACGCAATGAAAATAGTAAAGGGTATCGAAGCtatttatacaatataaaaattatagatTGTGATGAGACAATAGTAGGGAGTCgtgaatttatattttcagaAGATAATTcagataatataaaaattaacaagCTAATTAAAGagggaaaatatataaaaaattctatatatgaatataaagaGTATTGTAAAGATATGGCTAGttatgaagaaaatgaaggaTCCCATTTTGAAGgggaagaaaaagaaagcAACCCAAATGGCAAACACGGGAAAGGGCATAAAGGAGAAACCACAAAAAATGGCGATAAAAATTGTAGTAAAAATTGTAGTAAAAATTGTAGTAAAAATTGTGGTAAAAATTGTGGTAAAAATTGTGGTAAAAATTGTGGTAAAAATTGTAGTAAAAATTGTGGTAAAAATTGTAGTAAAAATTGTGGTAAAAATTGTAGTAAAAATTGtggtaaaaattatgaccAAAATAACGAGGTGACATATGAAAGTGTGGGGGTAGTTCCATATAGTGATATAATTGTATTAAGCAAAAAAGAGGgtggtaaaaaaaataaacaagtTGCAGGATTTGTAACACCATTTCTGTTAAATggtaatataaaaaaaatgattgaAAATGTGAGtccatataataaatacaaatttaatgatgatatgatatttaaaagtttatgtaatattataaaagttatgaattattttgaagaaaaaaatatagttcatggaaatataaaaccaAGTAACCTATTTATAAGTAATAAtggtttttatattttaattggCAATTTTGTTCCAAAAATTAAGTTgtcaaattattatttttatgttataaataaaacaaggGCACctatgaaatatatttcacctgaacttttattttatataaaaaaaaaaacaaatcaattaaaaaaaaataaaaataaagtaggTAATATAGATAAGTATCTTACGAAAAATGACATCTTTTGTTTAGGATTAtccttttattatattgtaaCAATGAGTGAAGATATTTTAAATCACATTGATGATTCTCGAGCATTTCAATATAaagttaataatataaaatcatttgtaaaaaaaccggaattatttttccttttgAAAAATCTTTTAATCTATGATCATGTACATAGACCTAGTTGGCTCGATCTGTCCAATCTCATAGCACAAATGACCAGAGGAGTGACTAATTCCATCTAA
- a CDS encoding DNA polymerase theta, putative, translating to MLFAKQKKKNKKENPPICHRRLGIFKKKLYKNNHQLIYISLSGHVYTSPNYREISEFDNDILTKLNISKTGEYSSINNDQFVYETVNDLNKIEKFIHDEKNFEYYYIPPSIISKYNKIGIYELHDEQIEFLRNAFENEYIENGLNNKKDDIIYDATHVQDINEILNSDFFSAFENFREKGEMIKCLHSNVMTEHVQEKNMNTTPIKNIQNDKEFYKNFLFSMPTGMGKTLIYDIIIIRFILYKGYRVILTLPTVSLINEKYDYYEMLLGNDTVSLNIKKFNSFNFTGYSYSTSTDIALCTYEQANIIINIIIKNNFKSNFIFIIDEIHYINDLQRGFFIESLLTKIKYAQKNYNHIFNLRAYGFSATLSNIDHIGKWLEAKIRVSSKKTQKIKYLYKIKNVMYKDIEQKYIERTLDIPYVLDPDHLGYILSEELILKRNVLIFCSTKKQSEKVASFISNVISHYLKNNDFNISIELLEKRKNLISQLNEVKDINIRIVEIEKLIINGIFYHHAELGKNEKDIIENALRNNILFCLCCTTTLSVGVNFNVHTIIIRNIKIGMSFLTKDQIIQISGRCGRLKKKVEGNSNLAIKPLHYNNTKGNNNLHNETEKYKLTKVINTNNSNCYIKDYDTNCDGKVIMFLNCKDDIDYLKMLFRNDVDTKTIESTMKNFDLCKFIIELIELNIIKTKKDILYFFFSYALKFCKYGMETSQIKDNDWPEKYKEKIILEIKQIFQYLFDNKLIVIPYEKEQNYYYYIFEKIYNVHLYKMGNIFNFNFLNQHINTDMIIKSNLQQKIHLFKNLCNHYKSNNILDQENEKFTIPFITILSIFKDSHINKNIFPNLFVQFIKHLFLININNKENNIYVYDILEEDDELMCSEISSYVHSASTSLDFIFNYSIIHTTYVKGIDKQKDNYSTFCFLLF from the exons ATGCTTTTtgcaaaacaaaaaaaaaaaaataaaaaggaaaaccCACCAATATGTCATAGAAG ATTaggaatatttaaaaaaaaattatataaaaataatcacCAGCTGATATACATTTCTTTATCGGGACATGTCTATACAAGT cCTAATTATAGAGAGATTTCGGAATTTGACAATGATATTCTCACAAAATTGAACATATCAA AAACAGGAGAATATTCCTCAATAAACAATGACCAATTTGTATATGAAACAGTGAACGATCTAAacaaaatagaaaaatttattcatGACGAAAAGAATTTTGAATACTACTACATACCACCATCTATCATAAG caaatataataaaattggaaTATATGAATTGCACGATGAGCAAATCGAATTTTTAAGAAATGCTtttgaaaatgaatatattgaaaatggtttaaataataaaaaagatgatataatatacGATGCTACACATGTTCAAGATATAAATGAGATATTGAATTcagattttttttctgcctttgaaaattttagaGAAAAAGGGGAAATGATAAAATGCCTGCACAGTAATGTAATGACAGAACATGTtcaggaaaaaaatatgaacacaacaccaataaaaaatattcaaaatgataaagaattttataaaaacttTTTGTTTAGTATGCCAACAGGAATGGGAAAAACTTTAATTTatgatattataattatacgatttattttatacaaaGGATATAGAGTTATATTAACTTTACCAACTGTATCactaataaatgaaaaatatgattattATGAAATGCTACTAGGAAATGATACAGTctcattaaatataaaaaaatttaatagcTTTAATTTTACTGGTTATTCTTATAGTACATCGACTGATATAGCATTATGTACATATGAACAAgctaatattataattaatattataattaaaaataattttaaatcaaattttatttttattattgatGAAATTCATTATATCAATGATTTACAAAGAGGGTTTTTTATTGAATCcttattaacaaaaattaaatatgctcaaaaaaattacaatcatatttttaatttacgAGCATATGGTTTCTCTGCAACTTTGTCCAACATCGATCAT ATCGGAAAATGGCTGGAAGCGAAGATACGAGTAAGTAGCAAAAAGacccaaaaaataaaatacctgtataaaataaaaaatgtgatgtataaagatatagaacaaaaatatattgaaagGACTTTGGATATTCCATATGTATTAGATCCAGATCATTTaggatatatattaagtgaagaattaattttaaaaagaaatgtattaatattttgttcaacaaaaaaacaaagtGAAAAAGTTGCATCATTTATTAGTAATGTAATAtctcattatttaaaaaataatgattttaatataagtattgaattattagaaaaaagaaaaaatttaataagtCAATTAAATGAGgtaaaagatataaatataagaattgtagaaattgaaaaattaattattaatggaattttttatcatcatGCTGAGTtaggaaaaaatgaaaaagacaTTATTGAGAATGCCCTcagaaataatatacttttttgtCTTTGTTGTACAACCACTTTATCTGTTGGTGTAAATTTTAATGTGCATACAATAATTATaaggaatataaaaataggtatgtcatttttaacaaaagatcaaattattcaaatatCTGGAAGATGTGGAaggttaaaaaaaaaggttGAGGGAAATTCCAATTTGGCTATAAAACCGTtacattataataatacaaaaggAAACAATAATTTGCATAATGAAacagaaaaatataaacttaCAAAAGttattaatacaaataatagtaattgTTATATCAAAGATTATGATACTAATTGTGATGGGAAGgtaataatgtttttaaattgtaaaGATGATAtagattatttaaaaatgctATTTCGGAATGATGTAGATACAAAGACAATAGAAAGTacaatgaaaaattttgatCTATGCAAATTTATTATCGAACTAAtagaattaaatattataaaaacaaaaaaagatattttatatttttttttttcatatgcccttaaattttgtaaatatggTATGGAAACTAGccaaataaaagataatgATTGGcctgaaaaatataaagaaaaaataatactcGAAATTAAGCAAATTTTTCAATACttatttgataataaattaattgtTATACCTTATGAGaaagaacaaaattattattattatatatttgaaaaaatttataatgtccacttatataaaatgggaaacatttttaattttaattttttaaatcaacatattaatacagatatgataataaaatcaaatttacaacaaaaaattcatctcttcaaaaatttatgtaatcattataaatcaaataatatattagaccaagaaaatgaaaaatttacaataccatttataacaattttatctatttttaaagatagtcatattaataaaaatatatttccaaaTTTATTTGTCCAATTCATTAAGcatttatttcttattaatataaacaataaagaaaataatatttatgtatatgaCATTCTTGAAGAAGACGATGAACTTATGTGTTCCGAAATATCTTCTTATGTTCATTCGGCTTCTACTTCTTtagattttatttttaattactcTATAATTCATACCACCTATGTTAAAGGTATAGACAAACAAAAAGATAATTATTCAACATTTTGcttcttattattttag
- a CDS encoding signal peptidase 21 kDa subunit, putative → MDFIKDQYNSVILDLKKTFRNARDGISHILGVICLLLNAFMIWKLLVVATGCESPIVVVLSGSMEPGYYRGDTLALYNPAVIHAGDVVVYQIHGRDIPIVHRILNIHRTHDNQYHLLSKGDNNNIDDRGLYDSHQYWLENQHVLGLSVGYAPYIGMLTIWVNEYPTVKWGIVSVMLLMILLGYE, encoded by the exons ATGGATTTCATAAAGGACCAATATAATTCAGTAATATTAGATCTTAAAAAAACTTTTAGAAATGCAAGAGATGGTATATCCCACATATTAGGTGTTATATGTTTGTTACTAAATGCTTTTATGATATGGAAATTACTAGTAGTAGCAACag gATGTGAGTCCCCTATTGTTGTCGTGTTAAGTGGGAGTATGGAACCCGGATATTACAGAGGCGACACTTTGGCTTTATACAATCCAGCCGTTATACATGCCGGTGATGTTGTAGTATATCAAATACATGGAAGAGATATTCCAATTGTTCATagaatattaaatattcatagAACACATGATAATcaatatcatttattatcaaaaggagataataataatattgatgaTAGAGGATTATATGATAGTCATCAATATTGGTTAGAAAATCAACATGTACTTGGACTTTCAGTTGGATATGCACCATATATCGGAATGCTAACAATATGGGTTAATGAATACCCAACTGTTAAATGGGGTATAGTTTCAGTAATGCTATTAATGATATTACTTGGGTatgaataa
- a CDS encoding CPW-WPC family protein, with protein MARLSFILLVALVCVHIFFFTCTVHNKNDSKSENILSSNGILKNIVKHSPKISEDEINESTMKIVKKAHEDENKMLEKIGACQKDYTLPCPKYWKENKKIMNNEEIITCTANNEYEGFCEKYQSFTYFTEEDKINFELSCNVEWECKNLNSTCLTGKRDYSEPCPIGFIVQNDNSCKADITIYNGMCNSDNINFNHMNNSEKNDWSIACGAYWECYKECQSNEIFSNCPKNWKEINKYDCIPNEKYKGPCKGKHNFQYYTKIMKIEFEEICKTKFVCIESCQKNYEQEDCPIDWEKQNGYCLAPTSFNFCNKKKLSIENLTVNDKIKFEKECLVNWACKKNEDGNSFCQIDWSYDCPYNWIKQKNNNEKKYICNSSNYNGKCKDIILEDNTNEVTKRKIASSCHTPWPCIDKKRIPFMDTPNQYDTKQNNDKDKINGPVTQKGDIYNKNPYHIIDTDKDLADFDILS; from the coding sequence atggcACGGCTTTCCTTTATACTATTAGTTGCACTTGTGtgtgtgcatatttttttttttacatgcactgttcataataaaaatgatagcaagtcagaaaatatattaagcTCAAATggaattttaaaaaatattgtaaaacATTCACCAAAAATAAGCgaagatgaaataaatgaaagtACAATGAAAATAGTTAAAAAGGCACAtgaagatgaaaataaaatgttagAAAAAATAGGAGCATGTCAAAAAGATTATACATTACCATGTCCAAAATATtggaaagaaaataaaaaaattatgaacaatGAAGAAATTATTACATGTACAgctaataatgaatatgaaGGATTTTGTGAAAAATATCAATCATTTACTTATTTTACTGaagaagataaaataaattttgaattaaGTTGTAATGTAGAATGGGaatgtaaaaatttaaatagtaCTTGTCTAACTGGAAAAAGAGATTATAGTGAGCCATGCCCTATAGGGTTTATTGTCCAAAACGATAATAGTTGCAAAGCTGatataacaatatataatggTATGTGTAAtagtgataatataaattttaatcaCATGAACAattcagaaaaaaatgattggAGTATTGCATGTGGTGCTTATTGGGAATGTTATAAAGAATGTCAATccaatgaaatattttcaaattgtccaaaaaattggaaagaaataaataaatatgattgtataccaaatgaaaaatataaaggaCCATGTAAAGGAaaacataattttcaatattatacaaaaataatgaaaattgaATTTGaagaaatatgtaaaacTAAATTTGTGTGCATAGAAAGTtgtcaaaaaaattatgaacaagAAGATTGCCCAATTGATTgggaaaaacaaaatggaTACTGCTTAGCACCAacatcatttaatttttgtaataaaaaaaaattatcaattgaaaatttaacagtaaatgataaaataaaatttgaaaaagaatGTTTAGTTAATTGGgcatgtaaaaaaaatgaagatggAAATTCTTTTTGTCAAATTGATTGGTCTTATGATTGTCCATATAATTggataaaacaaaaaaataataatgaaaaaaaatatatttgtaattcTTCTAATTATAATGGAAAATGTAAAGATATTATTTTAGAAGACAATACAAATGAAGTTactaaaagaaaaatagcTTCAAGTTGTCATACCCCTTGGCCATGCATAGATAAAAAACGTATACCCTTTATGGATACCCCTAATCAATATGatacaaaacaaaataatgataaagacaaaataaatggaCCAGTAACACAAAAGGGagacatatataataaaaatccTTATCATATAATTGATACTGATAAAGATTTAGCtgattttgatatattGTCATAA
- a CDS encoding protein tyrosine phosphatase-like protein, putative, with product MGIKNRFLFIYNAISCALWVCVLYVSLEFALYKDKYPITKFWVQHKNLISITQTLAIFDVLSSLFGLIRSDFKIVVTQIFSRFFIVHLIFNYLPNNNKWILSCLISWAIIDIIRYLIYSLNSLNIRIGILVSLRNKLPLILYPIGIVSEVVCTLTSLKNIQATPFLRSFPYAMPNNLNFQIDIYYFCIFVLFLYIPGSIFIYAAAVRKSRGKNTNEKKMD from the exons atgggtATAAAGAAtagatttttatttatttacaatGCCATATCCTGTGCATTGTGGGTATGTGTGTTGTATGTTTCGTTAGAGTTTGctttatataaagataaataCCCTATTACCAAATTCTGGGTCCAACATAAAAATCTAATATCAATAACTCAGACATTAGCCATTTTTGATGTATTATCATCACTTTTCG gTTTAATAAGATCGGATTTTAAAATAGTAGTGACTCAAATATTCAGccgtttttttattgttcatttaatttttaactatttaccaaacaataataaatggaTATTGTCTTGTTTAATTTCATGGGCAATTATAGATATAATTCGCTATCTTATATATTCACTCAATTCACTAAATATAAGAATTGGAATATTAGTATCCTTACGAAATAAAC ttcCATTGATACTATACCCAATAGGAATTGTATCTGAAGTTGTATGTACACTGACTAgtctaaaaaatattcaagcAACTCCTTTTTTAAGATCATTTCCATATGCAATGCCCaataatttgaattttcaaattgatatttactatttttgtatttttgttttgttcCTCTACATTCCCGGaagcatatttatttatgcaGCGGCTGTTAG AAAAAGCAGAGGAAAAAAcacaaatgaaaaaaagatgGACTGA